The genomic DNA AACGCCGCAGGCCTGACCACTCACTGAAGCACCCCGTCCCGGCGCCTTCGGGAACGGATTTGAAACCCTCCGCATGGAGGGTTTTTTTTCGCGGTTTACTTGCGCGCCTTGAGGATCACGAACTTTGGCGTAGCGGCCACTTGCTCGACACCACGGAACAGCCGCGCCAGTTTGCTGTGATAGCCAAGGTGACGGTTGCCGACGATGTACAACGCACCGCCCACCACCAACGCCTCGCGCGCCTGCTGAAACATGCGCCAGGCCAGAAAGTCGCCAACCACTTGTTGCTGATGGAAGGGCGGATTGCACAGCACGACATCCAGCGATTGCGGCTCTTGACCGGCAAGACCATCACCGGCCCGCACAATCACGTCGCGATCACCCAGCGCGGCACGCCAGTTTTCGGCGGCCGATTGCACGGCCATATACGATTCATCGACCAGCGTGTAATGCGCGTCTGGGTTTTGCAGCGCGCTGGCAATCGCCAGCACACCGTTACCGCAACCGAGGTCAGCGACCCGCGCCGTGCCGAGGTTCTTTGGCAAGTGCGGGAGAAAGGCGCGGGTACCGATGTCCAGGCCTTCGCGGCAGAACACATTGGCGTGGTTCAGCAGTTCAATGGCCGGATCGTCAAGGCGATAACGCGTCGGATAGGGCGACACTGCCGGTGCTTTCGCTTCAGGAGTGGCGATCAGCAAGCGTGCTTTTTTTACCGCCAGTGAGGCCTGTACCGGGCCGATGTAGCGCTCCAGTAGATCGCCGGCGGCGCGCGGCAAATGCTTGACCATCGCCGCTGCGATCACTTCTGCGCCGGGGGCCAATTGCCCTCGCAGGCGAATCAGCTGTTCTTCGAACAGCGCCAGGGTTTTCGGGACGCGGATCAACACCCGGTCGAACGGCCCGACT from Pseudomonas baetica includes the following:
- a CDS encoding methyltransferase; translated protein: MPLLDTPFAQLDLIRQPEQQNEPLQAFDAADEYLLNHLAAQQPTAETRVLVLNDSFGALVASLLGKVRVVSSGDSFLGFQGLEKNLLRNGQAFDAIRGIPASEPVVGPFDRVLIRVPKTLALFEEQLIRLRGQLAPGAEVIAAAMVKHLPRAAGDLLERYIGPVQASLAVKKARLLIATPEAKAPAVSPYPTRYRLDDPAIELLNHANVFCREGLDIGTRAFLPHLPKNLGTARVADLGCGNGVLAIASALQNPDAHYTLVDESYMAVQSAAENWRAALGDRDVIVRAGDGLAGQEPQSLDVVLCNPPFHQQQVVGDFLAWRMFQQAREALVVGGALYIVGNRHLGYHSKLARLFRGVEQVAATPKFVILKARK